In Paraflavitalea devenefica, the following are encoded in one genomic region:
- a CDS encoding RagB/SusD family nutrient uptake outer membrane protein, whose amino-acid sequence MKNNSFCWKTVWPAPVNRYRMYWLLLAAIAWSGCNKDLNLVSQDSVTDATFWKTGNDFKLAANNLYNGLDRFGTEDTESDIAFNVPNTVSNGSYQPAENSGQWNGSYGNIRSANKIIEKGAGSTDAEIKRYVAEAKFFRAWYYWKLLRIYGGVPLIAKVLSTGDPELFTPRSSRKETADFILKDLEEAKNDLPAQSALPAGDVGRITQGAALALASRVALFEGTWEKFRGDASADAYLDRAIADSRELINSNVYELYQGRGAESYRYLFLEAGDDSKESILDRRYARNILGHDAPYMYDQDGYNPTRKMVDMYLDKNGLPITVPGTVFQGYQTFISEFQDRDPRMTMTMIIPGTLTNRVFNPVNKVANWPDKPQRNFNTGYILYKYMSEDPVANNSGRMGDGSLFDFDRHLIRYAEVLLIYAEALYEKNGIITDNDLDLSINKLRDRVNMPHLTNSFITANSLDMRTELRRERTVELALEGFRYDDIRRWKTAETELPQDVKGIKITGTDWATKAPYNDPSFLSRVDANGFLIAEKGRKFDPAKDYLQPLPTKEVAFYAANGKKLEQNPNW is encoded by the coding sequence ATGAAAAATAATTCTTTTTGCTGGAAAACGGTTTGGCCGGCGCCTGTTAACAGGTATAGGATGTACTGGCTGTTGCTCGCCGCCATTGCCTGGAGCGGTTGTAACAAAGACCTTAATCTGGTATCACAGGACAGTGTGACCGACGCTACATTCTGGAAAACAGGCAATGACTTCAAACTCGCCGCCAATAATTTGTACAATGGTTTAGACAGGTTTGGTACGGAAGATACCGAATCCGATATCGCTTTTAATGTTCCCAATACGGTCAGTAACGGATCTTACCAGCCTGCAGAAAATTCAGGTCAATGGAACGGCAGCTATGGTAATATCCGGTCTGCTAACAAGATCATTGAAAAAGGTGCCGGCTCCACTGACGCGGAAATAAAAAGATATGTCGCAGAAGCAAAATTCTTCCGGGCCTGGTATTATTGGAAACTGTTAAGAATTTATGGAGGTGTTCCCCTGATCGCCAAAGTACTTTCCACCGGCGACCCTGAACTGTTTACTCCCAGATCAAGTCGCAAGGAAACCGCCGACTTTATTCTCAAAGACCTGGAAGAGGCCAAAAACGATTTGCCGGCTCAGTCTGCCCTGCCGGCTGGTGATGTCGGCAGGATCACCCAGGGCGCCGCACTGGCATTGGCTTCCCGGGTGGCCCTTTTTGAAGGTACCTGGGAAAAGTTCAGGGGCGATGCCAGCGCGGACGCCTACCTGGACAGGGCCATTGCTGACTCTCGCGAATTAATCAACAGCAATGTTTATGAGCTCTACCAGGGGCGTGGCGCAGAAAGCTACCGTTACCTTTTTCTCGAAGCCGGAGACGATTCAAAAGAATCCATTTTAGACCGGCGGTATGCACGCAATATCCTGGGACACGACGCGCCTTACATGTATGATCAGGATGGTTATAATCCTACACGCAAGATGGTGGATATGTACCTGGATAAAAACGGGCTTCCTATTACTGTCCCCGGCACTGTATTTCAGGGGTACCAAACTTTTATCAGCGAATTCCAGGATAGGGACCCGCGCATGACAATGACCATGATCATTCCTGGCACTTTAACCAACCGCGTATTCAATCCGGTTAATAAAGTGGCCAATTGGCCCGACAAACCGCAACGAAATTTTAATACGGGCTATATACTTTATAAGTACATGTCGGAAGACCCCGTTGCCAATAACTCCGGACGTATGGGTGATGGAAGCCTGTTTGATTTCGATCGTCACCTCATTCGTTATGCGGAAGTTCTGCTGATCTATGCAGAAGCCTTGTACGAGAAAAATGGTATCATAACCGATAATGATCTTGATCTTTCTATCAATAAGCTCAGGGACCGGGTAAATATGCCCCATCTTACCAACAGTTTCATCACCGCGAACAGCCTCGATATGCGCACCGAGCTGCGCCGTGAACGCACGGTTGAACTAGCGCTGGAAGGTTTCAGGTACGATGATATCCGCCGGTGGAAAACTGCCGAAACCGAATTGCCGCAGGATGTAAAAGGCATAAAGATCACAGGTACCGACTGGGCCACAAAGGCGCCTTATAACGATCCCTCCTTTCTGTCGAGAGTGGATGCCAACGGTTTTTTGATTGCAGAAAAGGGGCGCAAGTTCGATCCGGCAAAGGATTATCTTCAACCCTTACCAACCAAAGAAGTTGCATTCTATGCTGCGAACGGCAAAAAGCTGGAACAAAACCCTAATTGGTAA
- a CDS encoding TonB-dependent receptor: protein MYKKITELLFRRHLFAHTNLCLKMKLTAILLFATFVQIKAETFGQTVSIETKNAKFTEVIARLRKQTNFDFLYNNETIKNLKPINIKVKNVHITRVLDICFEGQPIGYSISNKTVLIFARSAIRPDSIKRDERMPVISGTVRDELNKEPLTGASVTLEGTSIGTNTNEKGFFSLDIPAQGGVLVISHLGFRTKKVIIGEKTTFDISLTRIEVNLDAVVVVGYGTRAKGAITGAISTVKSEVFESRPLNNSYDALQGAIPGLTITKASGQPGSTTYGFQVRGFSSVNGNEPLVLLDGIPGDINTINTNDIAEVTVLKDAAAAIYGARAANGVILVTTKRGRKGPPSVTYTANVGYKTPTYLRKMQNTLEFAEFMDEGLRNAGINGFPQEVFDKIKNNAAPDPTGWNYGVTNYPGFYGYTNWNKVVYKNATQHIHNISVSGGGDNNNYLLSVGYVRDNGVVRYGVNKSDGYNLRLNYDFKLSSRLSVETRSYFDNRAVVTPTLLGSALTNVTRQFPYQPVYNPLGQFYGYQGYEGPAQYLEEGGTSLSNLSRFGSNIKIDYTIIPGLKLTGQAAVRLDYQNRSTTNRTITRYNWAGGIQDVRNTPNSANYANDKSLNKLYQLYLDYTKDLGGDHRINFMGGASLEQTKREGQSTNGYNFTSNDIFTLNLADRTKAAYANFSGYLNNQALASYFGRLSYTFKEKLVVDFTARADGSSKFAPEKRWSAVFPSGALAYNLSEENFIRNLKVFDLLKVRLSYGKMGNQEIGQLGLYDYIPLVTIGGNYPLGAPNAGLTGANANPASSDRTWETIETRNIGLDLSVLKSRLSFSFDYYNKINNDMLVNVAVPAVYGATPPSTNQGKLDTKGFEMIVTWKDQVKDFRYSVTLQLSDNKNKLVELKNTDNYGEGLNQFRQGFPIYSYFGYVYDGIIKTQKQLDDYKKLQGIPSRISFGDVMYKDVDGDGKLTAFGDKTKGLAGDMVYLGNLMPRFTYSANFNVGYKAFDLQLFLQGVGKRNVIYEGAISQPNTFFWPSLQYYYGKTWSPDRPDAPYPRYLPGNVGYDDVKNYNYRPSAMTLQNVSYLRVKLITLGYTLPASVTNAVKIKSARIYFSGQDLFTFSKGTLGGNFDPEDGYRNEGTYPFNKVYSLGLNVKF, encoded by the coding sequence ATGTATAAAAAAATTACTGAACTACTGTTCAGACGGCATCTTTTTGCCCATACCAATCTATGCCTGAAAATGAAGCTGACTGCCATTTTATTGTTTGCCACCTTTGTACAAATTAAGGCTGAAACCTTCGGCCAAACAGTTTCTATAGAAACTAAAAATGCAAAGTTTACAGAAGTCATCGCCCGGCTTAGGAAGCAGACGAACTTCGATTTTCTTTACAACAACGAGACGATCAAAAACTTAAAGCCCATTAATATCAAGGTAAAAAATGTACACATTACCAGGGTACTTGATATCTGCTTTGAAGGACAACCGATCGGCTATTCTATTTCCAACAAGACAGTACTGATCTTTGCCCGGTCGGCTATACGGCCAGACAGCATTAAAAGGGACGAGCGTATGCCTGTGATATCCGGGACTGTACGCGATGAATTGAATAAAGAACCATTGACCGGCGCCTCGGTAACCCTCGAAGGCACTTCCATTGGCACGAATACCAATGAAAAAGGTTTCTTCTCTCTCGATATACCTGCACAGGGTGGCGTATTGGTTATTTCCCATCTGGGATTCCGGACGAAAAAGGTCATCATCGGGGAAAAAACAACATTCGACATAAGCCTGACCAGGATAGAGGTTAACCTTGATGCTGTTGTAGTGGTCGGTTATGGCACCAGGGCCAAAGGTGCTATCACGGGCGCCATCTCAACTGTCAAGTCCGAAGTCTTTGAAAGCAGGCCTTTAAACAATAGTTATGACGCGTTGCAGGGTGCCATTCCAGGCTTAACGATCACCAAAGCAAGCGGGCAGCCGGGAAGCACTACCTATGGTTTCCAGGTCAGGGGGTTTTCTTCCGTGAATGGTAATGAGCCATTGGTCCTGCTTGATGGGATACCTGGCGACATCAATACGATCAATACCAACGACATTGCCGAAGTGACCGTTCTTAAAGATGCAGCAGCAGCTATTTATGGAGCAAGGGCAGCCAATGGCGTGATCCTTGTTACAACCAAACGCGGTCGGAAAGGCCCTCCTTCTGTGACCTATACTGCCAACGTGGGCTATAAGACACCCACCTACTTAAGAAAGATGCAAAACACCCTTGAGTTTGCTGAATTCATGGACGAAGGCTTGCGCAATGCCGGCATCAATGGCTTCCCGCAGGAAGTCTTCGACAAAATAAAGAACAATGCCGCACCAGATCCCACCGGATGGAACTATGGAGTTACTAACTATCCCGGTTTTTATGGTTATACCAACTGGAATAAAGTGGTGTACAAAAACGCCACGCAGCACATCCACAATATCAGCGTTTCCGGTGGCGGGGACAATAATAACTATCTTTTGTCTGTTGGCTATGTCCGTGATAATGGTGTTGTACGTTATGGGGTCAACAAATCCGATGGGTATAATCTCCGCCTGAACTATGATTTCAAATTGAGCAGCCGTTTGTCGGTTGAAACGAGATCGTACTTTGACAACCGGGCAGTAGTTACCCCAACCCTGTTAGGTAGTGCCCTCACCAATGTAACCAGGCAGTTTCCCTATCAACCTGTCTATAACCCGCTGGGGCAATTCTATGGCTATCAGGGCTACGAAGGTCCTGCCCAGTATTTGGAAGAAGGAGGGACCAGCTTGAGCAACCTGTCGAGATTTGGTTCAAATATCAAAATAGATTACACCATTATACCGGGTCTTAAACTAACGGGTCAGGCAGCAGTGAGACTGGATTACCAGAACCGCAGCACCACCAACCGGACGATCACCCGCTACAATTGGGCGGGCGGGATCCAGGACGTGCGTAATACGCCCAATTCCGCTAATTACGCCAATGATAAATCTTTGAACAAGCTATACCAGCTATACCTGGATTATACCAAAGATCTGGGAGGCGACCATCGTATAAACTTCATGGGAGGCGCTTCGTTGGAACAGACTAAACGGGAAGGCCAGTCCACCAACGGCTATAACTTTACAAGCAATGATATTTTTACCCTTAATCTGGCAGACAGGACCAAGGCGGCTTATGCTAACTTTTCCGGCTACCTGAACAACCAGGCGCTTGCCTCCTATTTCGGCAGGCTAAGCTATACTTTCAAAGAAAAGCTGGTAGTGGACTTTACCGCCCGTGCGGACGGAAGCTCCAAGTTCGCGCCGGAAAAACGCTGGAGCGCCGTATTCCCTTCCGGAGCTTTAGCCTATAACCTTTCAGAAGAAAATTTCATCAGGAACCTCAAGGTCTTCGACTTGCTGAAAGTGAGATTGTCTTACGGTAAAATGGGCAACCAGGAAATAGGTCAACTGGGTCTGTATGATTATATCCCGTTGGTGACCATTGGTGGCAACTATCCACTGGGCGCTCCCAATGCAGGATTAACCGGGGCTAATGCAAACCCGGCATCTTCAGACAGGACCTGGGAAACAATCGAAACCCGCAATATTGGTCTTGACCTCTCCGTCCTCAAATCGAGGCTGAGCTTCTCTTTTGATTACTACAACAAAATTAATAATGACATGCTGGTGAATGTCGCTGTTCCTGCGGTTTACGGCGCCACACCTCCCTCTACCAACCAGGGCAAGCTGGATACAAAAGGTTTTGAAATGATCGTTACCTGGAAAGACCAGGTTAAAGATTTCAGGTACAGTGTTACGCTGCAGTTGAGTGACAATAAGAACAAGCTTGTTGAATTGAAGAATACCGACAATTACGGAGAAGGCCTGAACCAGTTCAGGCAAGGTTTTCCTATCTACTCTTATTTCGGTTATGTATATGACGGCATTATCAAAACACAGAAACAACTGGATGATTACAAAAAACTGCAGGGCATTCCTTCCCGGATAAGCTTCGGGGATGTGATGTATAAAGATGTGGACGGCGACGGCAAGCTGACTGCATTTGGAGACAAAACCAAGGGGCTGGCAGGAGACATGGTTTACCTGGGTAACCTGATGCCGCGGTTCACTTATTCTGCGAACTTTAACGTAGGCTATAAGGCCTTTGATCTGCAACTGTTCCTGCAGGGCGTTGGTAAGCGTAATGTTATTTACGAAGGGGCTATCAGTCAGCCTAATACTTTTTTCTGGCCTTCGCTGCAATACTATTACGGCAAGACCTGGTCTCCTGACAGGCCCGATGCACCTTATCCCCGGTACCTCCCCGGCAACGTGGGATATGACGACGTAAAGAACTATAACTATCGCCCCTCCGCAATGACACTGCAAAATGTATCGTACCTGCGTGTAAAACTAATTACCCTCGGTTATACACTGCCCGCTTCAGTTACCAATGCCGTCAAAATAAAATCAGCGCGCATCTATTTCAGCGGACAGGACCTGTTTACCTTTTCAAAAGGCACGCTGGGCGGAAATTTTGATCCTGAGGACGGGTATCGGAATGAAGGGACCTATCCATTCAACAAAGTGTATTCATTGGGTTTAAACGTAAAATTCTAA
- a CDS encoding FecR family protein: MQTTEIRDLLEKYKEGTITKEELVLLESWYLQWEPEATEIAPEELETLKDEVWHSIKPRHQKVVHRPRWKPLAAAASVLLLISSTLYIMLTRQAPIERAKEPSELAGIPPDYKPGAHRAVLTLSDNRQVVLKDSKNGMIGEDAGMTIYNNVDGELSYNRSANQSGMSAGKDFYNTLSTPRAGHFQVTLADGTKVWLNAASSITYPLPFSKEERKVSVIGEVYFEVAHRENHPFKVISGRQEITVLGTHFNIRSYDDEPGISTTLLVGSVRITNTANGSSGLLRPGQQASLSRTTEKIDIRAVNAEDAISWKNGYFLFDNQDLTTIMKNISRWYDVDVEFTGALGKERFGGTFSRSSNLSQLLQNMEKIGNVHFQLSGPKIIVSKKVNQ; this comes from the coding sequence ATGCAAACGACGGAAATCCGGGACTTGTTAGAAAAATATAAAGAAGGCACCATTACAAAAGAAGAACTGGTATTGCTGGAAAGCTGGTACCTGCAATGGGAACCGGAAGCGACAGAGATCGCCCCTGAAGAATTGGAAACATTAAAAGACGAAGTGTGGCACTCCATTAAACCCAGGCATCAGAAAGTGGTGCACAGGCCCCGGTGGAAGCCACTGGCTGCAGCCGCTTCGGTCTTATTGCTTATTTCATCGACGCTGTATATTATGCTCACCAGACAGGCCCCAATAGAGAGAGCAAAGGAGCCTTCAGAGCTGGCAGGTATTCCCCCCGACTATAAACCTGGCGCTCATAGGGCCGTATTAACGCTCTCTGATAACCGGCAAGTGGTTTTAAAAGACTCAAAAAACGGGATGATCGGCGAAGATGCAGGCATGACCATTTACAACAATGTCGATGGAGAGCTGAGTTACAATCGTTCAGCTAACCAAAGTGGCATGTCAGCAGGAAAGGATTTTTACAACACGTTGTCAACGCCTCGTGCAGGACATTTCCAGGTCACACTGGCAGACGGGACGAAAGTCTGGCTGAACGCAGCCTCTTCAATAACCTATCCGTTGCCCTTCAGCAAAGAGGAAAGAAAGGTCAGCGTTATAGGGGAAGTATATTTTGAAGTAGCTCACCGGGAAAACCATCCTTTTAAGGTGATCTCGGGCAGGCAGGAGATCACCGTACTTGGCACCCATTTCAATATCAGATCGTATGATGATGAGCCAGGTATTAGTACCACATTGCTTGTAGGCAGCGTCAGGATCACCAATACAGCAAATGGTTCTTCGGGCTTACTAAGGCCGGGACAACAGGCAAGCCTGTCACGCACCACCGAAAAAATTGATATCCGGGCGGTAAATGCGGAAGATGCCATCTCGTGGAAGAATGGTTATTTTCTGTTTGATAACCAGGACCTGACAACCATCATGAAAAATATCAGCAGGTGGTACGATGTAGATGTTGAGTTTACCGGGGCTTTAGGTAAAGAGCGATTCGGTGGGACCTTCTCCCGGTCATCCAACCTGAGCCAGTTACTGCAAAACATGGAAAAGATCGGGAATGTGCACTTTCAATTGTCAGGACCCAAAATTATTGTCTCCAAAAAAGTGAACCAATAG
- a CDS encoding RNA polymerase sigma-70 factor, producing the protein MAGYDCMQDTELAALIKSSDEHAFAALYNRYFSVLYLHAFHRLKDKDEAKDLVQDLFLRLWTQREDLPSGINFTAYLYAAVRNRVLNILAHKCVENKFLLTFQESTTTEAITDHLVREHQLAAIIEKQVRLLPPKMRQVFELSRKSYMTHHEIAERLDLSEQSVRSHVKGALRLLRAKLGIWLYTGVLMATLWYLASR; encoded by the coding sequence ATGGCAGGCTACGATTGCATGCAGGATACGGAGTTGGCTGCTTTGATCAAAAGCAGTGATGAGCATGCTTTTGCAGCGTTGTATAACCGTTATTTCAGTGTGCTTTACCTGCACGCTTTCCATCGTTTGAAAGATAAGGATGAAGCAAAAGACCTTGTACAGGACCTTTTTTTACGACTTTGGACTCAAAGGGAAGACCTGCCTTCCGGTATAAACTTTACGGCCTATCTCTATGCTGCTGTCAGGAACCGGGTACTTAATATACTCGCGCACAAGTGTGTAGAAAATAAATTTCTTTTAACCTTCCAGGAATCCACCACTACAGAGGCCATCACGGACCACCTGGTACGGGAACACCAGCTTGCCGCTATCATAGAAAAACAGGTCCGTCTTCTGCCACCCAAAATGCGGCAGGTTTTTGAGCTAAGCCGCAAGTCTTATATGACACACCATGAAATCGCTGAGCGCCTGGACCTGAGCGAGCAATCGGTCAGAAGCCATGTGAAAGGAGCGCTCAGATTGTTACGGGCAAAGCTGGGGATCTGGTTGTATACCGGCGTGCTCATGGCTACCTTGTGGTACTTAGCCTCCCGGTAA
- a CDS encoding NIPSNAP family protein, whose amino-acid sequence MIIVHDIFVCKPGNASKLAKLFKEVMTGNEELVNIMTDATGQFNRVIVVTKYENLTGYEKSWEKYQKDPEAMKKMTEKMSGYTEMYLTGSREIFQVW is encoded by the coding sequence ATGATTATTGTACATGACATTTTCGTTTGCAAACCCGGCAATGCCTCCAAACTGGCCAAATTGTTTAAGGAAGTGATGACCGGCAATGAGGAGCTGGTGAATATTATGACGGATGCAACCGGTCAGTTCAACCGGGTGATCGTTGTTACCAAATATGAAAACCTCACCGGATACGAGAAGAGCTGGGAGAAATACCAAAAAGACCCTGAGGCCATGAAGAAAATGACGGAGAAGATGTCCGGGTATACGGAAATGTACCTCACCGGTTCCCGGGAGATATTCCAGGTCTGGTAA
- a CDS encoding RNA polymerase sigma factor, with product MQNLNEIIQLCVSNDRLAQEKFYRHFYPSMFCLCKKFFRDDHAALEAVNDGMIKVFLHLPDYKSEKGAIFNWVYTIVRNTALDKLKVAIKIPVVDVAVDEYETEYITGNILQHLEWKDIYRYLDHLPPATRLVFGLFYLESYTIPLIAEKLQISIGTVKWHLSESRKIMQPILKKHFSF from the coding sequence TTGCAGAACCTGAATGAGATCATACAACTATGTGTCAGCAATGACCGCCTGGCGCAAGAGAAGTTTTACCGGCATTTTTATCCTTCTATGTTTTGCCTGTGTAAAAAGTTCTTCCGGGATGACCATGCCGCATTGGAAGCCGTTAATGACGGAATGATCAAGGTTTTCCTGCATTTACCCGATTATAAAAGCGAAAAAGGCGCCATTTTCAATTGGGTATATACCATTGTCCGCAATACGGCATTGGATAAGTTAAAAGTGGCCATTAAAATCCCTGTCGTTGATGTAGCTGTAGATGAATACGAAACGGAATATATAACGGGCAATATCCTGCAGCACCTGGAATGGAAAGACATTTACCGTTACCTGGACCATTTACCGCCCGCCACACGACTGGTGTTTGGTTTGTTTTACCTGGAAAGTTATACGATACCCCTGATTGCCGAAAAGTTACAGATCAGTATTGGGACAGTGAAGTGGCATTTGAGCGAAAGCCGGAAGATCATGCAGCCAATACTTAAAAAGCATTTTTCATTTTAA
- a CDS encoding M20/M25/M40 family metallo-hydrolase — translation MRRHTTILALALLLAGNATFSQTTDSLIVKSIVDEATNNSRLQKLAHELLDGIGPRLVGTPQMKQANDWAIAKYQSWGITARSEQWGEWRGWERGITHIDMVYPRVKSLEGMQLAWSPSTAGKTITAELVIIPDLADSVAFQQWLPAVKGKFVMISMAQPTGRPDYNWDEFGTKESVEKMKKERTAQTDAWRNRISKTGYTARTLPPALEKAGAVGVVMSNWSNGFGVNKIFGAYTTKVPTIDIALEDYGLLYRLVEDGSKPKISVRADSKELGMVPTFNTIAEIKGTEKPDEYVILSAHFDSWDGGTGATDNGTGTLTMMEAMRLLKKVYPHPKRTILVGHWGSEEQGLNGSRAFVEDHPEIVKNIQVVFNQDNGTGRVVNLAGQGFLHAYEYLGRWLAKVPADIRTPIETRFPGSPGSGGSDFASFVAAGAPAFSLSSTSWSYGTYTWHTNRDTYDKIVFDDVRSNAILTAILAYMASEDPVKTSREKSVLPVNPRTGEPGAWPTPTKATRKGGVN, via the coding sequence ATGAGAAGACATACCACGATCCTTGCCCTTGCTTTATTACTGGCAGGCAACGCCACCTTTTCCCAAACGACAGACTCCCTGATCGTTAAAAGCATTGTGGATGAGGCAACCAATAATTCCCGACTGCAAAAGCTGGCGCATGAATTACTGGACGGAATAGGTCCGCGGCTGGTGGGCACGCCCCAGATGAAGCAGGCCAATGACTGGGCCATAGCCAAATACCAAAGCTGGGGCATCACCGCCAGGAGCGAACAATGGGGCGAATGGCGCGGCTGGGAAAGAGGCATCACCCATATAGATATGGTATATCCCCGGGTGAAATCGCTGGAAGGAATGCAACTGGCCTGGAGCCCTTCTACAGCAGGCAAAACGATCACGGCCGAGCTGGTGATCATCCCCGACCTGGCAGATTCTGTTGCCTTTCAGCAATGGCTGCCGGCCGTGAAAGGCAAGTTCGTCATGATCTCGATGGCCCAACCCACCGGCAGACCCGATTATAACTGGGATGAATTTGGCACCAAGGAATCTGTAGAGAAGATGAAAAAGGAACGTACCGCGCAAACAGACGCCTGGCGTAACCGGATCAGCAAAACAGGTTATACTGCCCGCACACTCCCACCGGCACTTGAAAAAGCAGGCGCAGTGGGTGTGGTGATGAGCAACTGGTCGAACGGCTTTGGTGTGAACAAGATCTTCGGCGCTTATACCACCAAGGTCCCTACGATTGATATTGCCCTGGAAGATTATGGTCTTTTGTACAGGCTGGTAGAAGACGGCTCGAAGCCAAAGATCAGTGTACGCGCCGACTCCAAAGAGCTGGGCATGGTCCCCACCTTTAATACTATTGCCGAGATCAAAGGGACCGAGAAACCGGATGAATACGTGATCCTGTCTGCGCATTTTGATTCCTGGGATGGCGGCACCGGCGCCACCGATAACGGCACCGGCACTTTAACAATGATGGAGGCCATGCGCCTATTGAAGAAGGTATACCCCCATCCCAAAAGAACGATCCTCGTAGGTCATTGGGGCAGTGAAGAACAAGGGCTCAATGGGTCAAGGGCTTTTGTGGAAGATCACCCGGAGATCGTAAAGAATATCCAGGTAGTGTTTAACCAGGACAATGGCACAGGCCGGGTGGTGAATTTAGCGGGCCAGGGCTTTCTGCATGCTTATGAGTACCTGGGCAGGTGGCTGGCCAAGGTACCGGCTGATATCCGCACACCCATTGAAACAAGGTTTCCCGGCTCACCAGGTAGTGGGGGATCGGACTTTGCTTCCTTTGTAGCCGCAGGCGCTCCTGCCTTCTCCTTAAGTTCTACCAGTTGGTCATACGGCACTTATACCTGGCATACCAACCGCGACACGTATGATAAGATCGTATTTGATGATGTGCGCAGCAATGCGATACTGACGGCTATCCTGGCTTATATGGCCAGTGAGGATCCTGTTAAAACTTCGCGGGAGAAAAGCGTTTTACCGGTGAACCCCAGAACGGGTGAACCCGGCGCATGGCCTACACCAACTAAAGCAACACGCAAGGGCGGCGTGAATTAG